A single region of the Acidithiobacillus acidisediminis genome encodes:
- a CDS encoding NYN domain-containing protein — MSVSSLRVGVYVDAENVRYNGGYAMRYDVLRRFAARGDENIATQLIRLNTYMAVDGQRTRIDSDYRDRIRAYQQAVRDLGWKIIEKPVRWFTDEEGNAVAKANADLDLAVDVMLQSERLDQVLLLTGDGDFLQVVRALQNRGCRVEVLGFRNVSQQLQHEADAFYSGYLIPGLLPARGDGKVQWGDFGSRVRGICSRWEAERGFGFIRFQRELSARLWVTDTRQDDSPYSSAFVHISDLPRELDVSDLPSRDIVLEFDLESSEMERGGFVAKRCTVVYRYDGKYNAAPRLDHREMELLPAKVRSEEPEENSQPAGSLVAASATED, encoded by the coding sequence TTGTCTGTTTCTTCGTTGCGGGTCGGCGTCTATGTGGATGCTGAAAATGTTCGTTATAACGGCGGCTACGCCATGCGCTACGACGTCCTGCGCCGCTTCGCCGCGCGTGGCGATGAGAACATTGCGACGCAGCTGATCCGGCTCAACACCTACATGGCCGTCGATGGACAGAGAACACGAATCGACAGCGACTACCGTGATCGGATTCGCGCGTATCAGCAGGCGGTGCGGGACCTCGGCTGGAAGATCATCGAAAAGCCCGTGCGCTGGTTTACCGATGAAGAGGGCAACGCCGTGGCCAAGGCCAATGCTGATCTCGACCTAGCGGTGGACGTCATGCTGCAATCGGAGCGTCTCGATCAGGTGCTCCTGCTCACTGGAGATGGAGATTTTCTGCAGGTTGTCCGCGCTTTGCAGAATCGCGGTTGTCGCGTCGAGGTATTGGGTTTTCGCAATGTTTCCCAGCAATTACAGCATGAGGCAGATGCCTTTTATTCGGGCTATCTGATTCCCGGCCTGCTCCCTGCGCGCGGCGATGGCAAGGTGCAGTGGGGTGATTTCGGTTCTCGCGTGCGCGGGATCTGTAGTCGCTGGGAGGCCGAACGTGGCTTTGGTTTCATCCGCTTCCAACGGGAGCTCAGTGCTCGCCTCTGGGTGACCGATACGCGGCAGGATGACTCCCCCTATAGTTCGGCCTTTGTGCATATTTCCGATTTGCCCCGCGAGCTGGATGTCTCTGATCTCCCCAGCCGCGACATTGTGCTTGAATTTGACCTCGAATCCAGCGAGATGGAGCGCGGGGGTTTCGTCGCCAAGCGCTGTACCGTGGTCTATCGCTACGATGGAAAGTACAACGCCGCTCCACGCCTAGACCATCGCGAGATGGAGTTGCTACCAGCCAAGGTCAGGTCGGAAGAGCCGGAAGAGAACTCGCAGCCAGCCGGAAGTTTGGTCGCAGCATCCGCGACGGAAGACTGA
- a CDS encoding Rrf2 family transcriptional regulator: protein MKLTTKGRYAVTAMLDLALHAEDEVVTVADISRRQQISVAYLEQLFGRLRKHGLVESVRGPGGGYRLGPAGIDVAVDEIIRAVNESINTTQCGGDPVQCCKGEGQQCLTHDLWEALGQEISRFLSGITLAQLVQEQQLKLHRQSSLPLRMTERGRQQRPAHG, encoded by the coding sequence ATGAAACTGACGACCAAAGGTCGCTACGCGGTAACTGCAATGCTCGATCTCGCGCTGCATGCGGAGGACGAGGTGGTGACCGTGGCAGACATTTCGCGGCGTCAGCAAATTTCTGTTGCCTACTTGGAGCAACTGTTCGGGCGCTTGCGCAAGCATGGCTTGGTGGAAAGTGTGCGGGGCCCGGGAGGAGGATATCGCTTGGGACCCGCGGGCATTGATGTGGCCGTTGATGAGATCATTCGCGCGGTAAACGAGTCCATCAACACCACACAGTGCGGTGGTGATCCGGTGCAGTGTTGCAAGGGTGAAGGGCAACAATGTTTGACCCACGATCTCTGGGAGGCCCTGGGCCAGGAGATCAGCCGCTTTCTGAGTGGAATCACGCTGGCGCAGCTGGTGCAGGAACAGCAATTGAAATTGCACAGGCAGAGTTCCCTGCCATTACGAATGACGGAGCGCGGGCGGCAACAACGCCCAGCGCATGGGTAA
- a CDS encoding IscS subfamily cysteine desulfurase, with protein sequence MSAVQSNTVHSPAVRERPIYLDYQATTPVDPLVVEAMLPYLTQNFGNPASRSHSYGWSAEEAVETARSQVAAAIHADPKEIVWTSGATEASNLAIKGAAHFYSGKGKHLITLRTEHKATLDTCRQLEREGFEVTYLEVQENGLVDLDAFRAALRPDTVLASILFVNNEIGVIQPMEEIGKILRERKIIFHVDAVQALGKVPVDVEAIQADLMSLSGHKIYGPKGIGALYVRRKPRVRIEAQIHGGGHERGMRSGTLPTHQIVGMGAAAELAVKSMESDGRRIRQLRDRLLHGIMERVEEVYINGDMEHRVPHNLNLSFAFVEGESLIMALKGIAVSSGSACTSASLEPSYVLRALGKSDELAHSSIRFGIGRYTTEEEIDETIELVASKVGKLRELSPLWEMHLEGIDLNSVQWAAH encoded by the coding sequence ATGAGCGCAGTACAGTCAAACACGGTACACAGCCCTGCAGTGCGGGAGCGGCCCATTTATCTGGACTACCAGGCAACGACGCCCGTCGATCCCTTGGTTGTAGAGGCAATGCTGCCTTATTTGACGCAAAATTTTGGCAACCCGGCGAGCCGCTCCCATAGCTACGGATGGTCTGCGGAAGAGGCGGTTGAGACGGCGCGTAGCCAAGTCGCGGCCGCCATCCACGCCGATCCAAAAGAGATCGTTTGGACCTCGGGTGCGACCGAGGCCAGTAATCTGGCGATCAAGGGTGCGGCGCATTTCTACTCGGGCAAGGGGAAGCATCTCATCACCCTGCGCACCGAGCACAAGGCGACCCTGGATACCTGTCGTCAATTAGAGCGCGAAGGCTTTGAAGTGACCTACCTGGAGGTGCAGGAAAATGGCCTCGTCGACCTCGATGCCTTTCGTGCGGCGCTGCGACCCGATACGGTTCTGGCCTCCATACTCTTTGTCAATAACGAGATTGGTGTCATTCAGCCCATGGAAGAGATTGGCAAGATCTTGCGGGAACGAAAGATTATCTTCCATGTAGATGCGGTGCAGGCACTGGGCAAGGTGCCGGTAGATGTGGAAGCCATCCAGGCCGACCTGATGAGTCTATCAGGACACAAGATCTACGGCCCCAAAGGAATAGGCGCCCTTTATGTGCGACGGAAACCTCGGGTGCGCATCGAGGCACAGATTCACGGCGGCGGTCACGAGCGCGGCATGCGTTCCGGCACCTTGCCGACGCATCAGATCGTCGGTATGGGCGCAGCCGCGGAGCTTGCAGTGAAAAGTATGGAGAGCGATGGGCGGCGCATTCGTCAGCTTCGTGATCGCCTGCTGCACGGCATCATGGAGCGGGTGGAGGAAGTTTATATCAACGGGGATATGGAACATCGGGTGCCCCACAATCTCAACCTGAGCTTTGCCTTTGTCGAAGGGGAATCGCTCATCATGGCCCTGAAGGGCATTGCTGTATCGAGCGGCTCTGCCTGCACCTCGGCCAGCCTGGAGCCCTCCTATGTGCTACGTGCTCTAGGGAAATCCGATGAACTGGCCCACAGCTCCATCCGCTTCGGCATTGGACGCTACACCACTGAGGAAGAAATTGACGAGACCATCGAACTGGTCGCTTCCAAGGTCGGCAAACTGCGTGAGCTTTCGCCTTTGTGGGAGATGCATCTGGAAGGCATCGACCTGAATTCCGTGCAATGGGCTGCACACTGA
- a CDS encoding septation protein A, whose product MKLLIDFLPVILFFIAYKIHGIYFATKVLIVASVLLMLWQWRRQGRVESMTWISTLLILVFGGLTIYFHNATFIKWKPSILYLLFALALLWTHWRETPLLQRLMGAQLPASLPNSFWRRLNRYWILFFVVLAALNLLIAYTFPTAIWVDFKLFGLLVLTVLFVIYQAVLISRALPPDALRGKDSQ is encoded by the coding sequence GTGAAACTGCTCATCGATTTTTTACCGGTCATCCTCTTCTTCATTGCTTACAAGATCCACGGCATTTATTTTGCCACCAAAGTGCTTATCGTCGCCTCGGTGCTGCTCATGCTATGGCAATGGCGGCGCCAAGGACGGGTGGAGAGCATGACGTGGATTTCCACCCTCCTGATTTTGGTTTTCGGCGGACTCACCATCTACTTTCATAACGCCACCTTTATCAAATGGAAACCCAGCATCCTCTACCTGCTTTTCGCGCTGGCCTTGCTGTGGACGCATTGGCGAGAAACCCCCTTGTTGCAACGTCTGATGGGCGCGCAACTGCCTGCGAGCCTGCCCAATAGTTTCTGGCGACGGCTGAATCGCTACTGGATCCTGTTCTTTGTGGTTCTGGCGGCCTTGAACCTATTGATTGCCTATACCTTTCCCACCGCCATCTGGGTTGACTTCAAACTTTTCGGTCTTCTGGTTCTCACCGTGCTTTTCGTGATCTATCAAGCCGTTCTGATTAGCCGAGCTCTGCCTCCTGATGCCCTGCGAGGCAAGGATTCGCAGTAG
- the argA gene encoding amino-acid N-acetyltransferase, whose translation MPKSAFVRHFRESSPYIHRFRGQTFVINFGGDVLVEGHFWHIAQDIALLNSLGINVVLVHGAGPQIDAALARDGLSSERVEGRRITTEAIMERLIAAVGGARLQVEAILSEGRLDSPMAHAGLQVSSGNFIIAQPIGILAGVDYQYTGEVRRVAIEAINRHLAADEVVLLSPIGVSPTGTLFNIRAEDIAVAAAMALKAAKLIFYADFPGVVDTEGALLRQIVLSEIPALLASSLPDAIREHLLSAEKVCRAGIERVHVIPRREDGALLRELFTCDGLGTMISRDPFEHLRPATRSDVPGIMALIRPLEEEGILVRRGRERLEREVEQFTVMERDGKTIGCVALYPYPEYGMAEIACLAVDEQYRQEGRGEQLLDYGIATARKLGLQEVFVLSTQSSHWFLERAFRRGNLKELPIPKQVLYNLQRRSGIFLRRLRDN comes from the coding sequence ATGCCGAAAAGCGCCTTCGTTCGCCATTTCCGCGAGTCCTCACCCTATATCCACCGCTTTCGTGGACAGACCTTCGTCATCAATTTTGGCGGCGATGTCCTTGTCGAAGGTCATTTTTGGCATATCGCCCAGGATATTGCGCTCCTGAACAGCCTTGGGATCAATGTGGTTCTGGTCCATGGCGCTGGACCACAGATCGATGCGGCCCTGGCCCGCGATGGCCTCAGTTCCGAGCGGGTAGAAGGCCGTCGAATTACCACAGAAGCCATTATGGAGCGTCTGATTGCGGCGGTGGGCGGGGCACGTTTGCAGGTTGAGGCGATACTGTCCGAGGGGCGTCTGGACTCACCGATGGCCCATGCCGGGCTGCAGGTGAGTAGTGGCAATTTCATCATTGCCCAGCCCATCGGAATTTTGGCGGGCGTCGATTACCAGTACACGGGAGAAGTGCGCCGCGTAGCCATCGAGGCCATCAATCGCCATCTCGCCGCTGATGAGGTGGTTCTCCTCTCGCCCATCGGCGTTTCTCCCACCGGAACTCTGTTCAATATCCGTGCTGAAGATATTGCCGTGGCCGCCGCCATGGCTCTGAAGGCAGCAAAATTGATTTTCTATGCGGATTTTCCTGGCGTTGTTGACACAGAAGGCGCACTACTGCGCCAGATTGTCCTGTCCGAGATTCCTGCCCTTCTTGCATCCTCCTTACCTGATGCGATTCGCGAGCATCTCCTTAGCGCGGAAAAGGTCTGCCGTGCCGGTATAGAGCGGGTACACGTTATCCCGCGCCGGGAAGATGGCGCGCTGTTGCGGGAACTGTTTACCTGCGATGGTTTGGGTACGATGATCTCCCGCGATCCCTTTGAGCACCTGCGTCCGGCGACGCGCAGCGATGTCCCCGGCATCATGGCGCTGATTCGCCCCCTGGAAGAAGAGGGGATCCTGGTACGGCGCGGACGCGAGCGCCTGGAACGGGAAGTAGAGCAGTTCACAGTCATGGAGCGTGATGGCAAAACCATCGGCTGCGTCGCCCTCTATCCCTATCCGGAATATGGCATGGCAGAGATTGCCTGCCTTGCGGTGGATGAGCAGTATCGGCAAGAGGGGCGCGGCGAGCAGCTGCTGGATTACGGTATAGCCACGGCGCGCAAGTTGGGCCTACAAGAAGTCTTTGTACTGAGCACGCAAAGCAGTCATTGGTTTCTGGAGCGCGCCTTCCGACGCGGTAATTTGAAGGAGCTTCCCATCCCCAAGCAGGTGCTGTACAACCTGCAGCGACGCAGTGGTATTTTCTTGCGTCGCCTACGCGATAACTGA
- the cysE gene encoding serine O-acetyltransferase gives MSLRDDLDSIFARDPAARNRFEILLTYPGVHALLLYRISHWAWRHGWRLGARILSGIGRWATGIEIHPGAKIGARFFIDHGMGVVIGETAEIGNDCTLYHGVTLGGTSWQPGKRHPTLGNGVIVGAGAKVLGPLRVGDNARIGSNAVVVKDVPDGVTVVGIPGRVINKSSDNAHFDAYGLTGQMPDPVARAVECMLEHMQHQDKELAELREQLAELRPQAGAISIAESPDCSLESSADGTLPGNS, from the coding sequence ATGTCCCTGCGCGATGATCTCGACTCGATCTTTGCCCGCGATCCCGCTGCGCGCAACCGATTTGAGATCTTGCTGACTTATCCCGGGGTTCACGCCCTGCTGCTGTATCGCATCTCGCACTGGGCCTGGCGCCATGGCTGGCGCCTGGGGGCGCGCATCCTGTCCGGGATTGGCCGCTGGGCGACGGGCATTGAGATTCATCCCGGCGCCAAGATCGGCGCCCGCTTTTTCATTGACCACGGCATGGGGGTGGTAATCGGCGAAACGGCAGAAATTGGCAATGACTGCACCCTCTATCACGGTGTGACTTTGGGCGGTACTTCCTGGCAACCGGGAAAGAGACATCCAACTCTCGGAAATGGCGTGATTGTCGGTGCCGGTGCCAAGGTCCTCGGTCCCTTGCGCGTAGGCGACAATGCCCGAATCGGCTCCAATGCCGTCGTCGTCAAGGATGTGCCTGACGGGGTCACCGTTGTTGGCATTCCCGGTCGCGTCATCAACAAAAGCAGCGATAATGCACACTTTGATGCCTACGGCCTGACAGGGCAGATGCCAGACCCCGTGGCGCGAGCCGTCGAGTGCATGCTCGAGCACATGCAACACCAGGACAAGGAACTGGCGGAATTGCGGGAGCAACTGGCAGAACTGCGCCCCCAAGCAGGCGCCATCTCAATTGCGGAAAGCCCCGACTGCTCCCTCGAAAGCAGTGCAGACGGAACCCTGCCTGGGAATAGTTGA
- a CDS encoding YciI family protein, producing MYYCIIGIDNPGSLALRKQVRTEHLARLHQLQEEGRLLTAGPFPAVDSEDPGEAGFSGSLIIARFDTLADAQHWAAAEPYLSHGVYADVSVRPYKAVF from the coding sequence ATGTATTACTGCATCATAGGTATCGATAACCCGGGCTCACTGGCCCTGCGCAAGCAGGTGCGCACGGAACATCTGGCACGGCTGCATCAGTTGCAGGAGGAAGGACGCTTGCTGACTGCTGGTCCGTTTCCGGCGGTCGACAGCGAAGATCCGGGCGAGGCGGGTTTCAGCGGGAGTTTGATTATCGCGCGTTTCGATACCCTGGCCGATGCGCAACACTGGGCTGCAGCAGAGCCGTATTTGAGTCACGGCGTCTATGCGGATGTCAGCGTGCGTCCCTACAAGGCGGTGTTCTGA
- a CDS encoding RNA methyltransferase, translating to MSEYREKQGSLHGAQGLDQIHLVLVEPSHPGNIGSTARAMKVMGLTRLVLVRPQLFPHPEATALASGAEDVLQQARVVDDLRTAIADCARVYGTTARDRHIQWPQMDARSAAPDMLAHTHHAPVALLFGRESSGLSNAELDLCQTLIQIPTGDLYHSLNLAQAVQIIAYELHLAAGPTSPRSDGFPEQEASVQDREGFYAQMKSVLLASGFLQAPREEHMMRRLRRLFDRAHPSRNEIDILRGILTEMTRWAGAAARLPEER from the coding sequence ATGAGCGAGTATAGAGAAAAGCAGGGGTCCCTGCACGGTGCGCAGGGGCTGGATCAGATTCATCTTGTTCTGGTCGAGCCAAGCCATCCTGGCAATATCGGCTCGACCGCCCGAGCGATGAAGGTCATGGGCCTCACTCGGCTGGTTCTGGTGCGCCCGCAACTATTTCCCCATCCGGAGGCTACCGCCCTTGCGTCTGGGGCAGAAGATGTGTTGCAGCAAGCCCGGGTGGTCGATGACCTCCGGACCGCGATTGCCGACTGTGCACGCGTGTATGGCACTACCGCTCGTGATCGCCACATTCAATGGCCGCAGATGGACGCCCGTAGCGCCGCGCCGGACATGCTTGCCCATACCCATCATGCCCCGGTTGCCCTATTGTTTGGGCGCGAGAGCAGTGGACTGAGCAACGCTGAGCTCGATCTCTGCCAAACCCTGATCCAGATTCCCACGGGGGACTTGTATCACTCCCTGAACCTGGCTCAGGCGGTACAGATCATTGCCTACGAATTACACCTGGCTGCCGGGCCGACGTCCCCTCGCAGCGACGGATTTCCCGAGCAGGAGGCCAGTGTGCAGGATCGGGAGGGTTTTTACGCGCAGATGAAGTCGGTATTGCTGGCCAGCGGTTTTCTCCAGGCACCGCGGGAAGAGCATATGATGCGCCGCCTGCGTCGACTTTTTGACCGCGCGCACCCCAGTCGGAATGAGATTGATATCTTGCGTGGCATCTTGACCGAAATGACCCGCTGGGCCGGCGCCGCAGCTCGTCTACCTGAGGAACGATAA
- a CDS encoding ATP-binding protein, protein MEQEEWMLQLLRAVGGNGAENLPDFSRVHAARWRHRSFGGRLEGIERLDLPRLDDLLGIDEIKSILLENTRQFVAGYPANDALLWGGRGTGKSSIVKALLHAFSEQGLRLVEIDSQAILDLPDVLTAIGRADSAGAYRFLLFCDDLSFGADDPGYRSLKSLLDGGVEARPSNVLLYATSNRRHLLPRQFSENEEYHRHGEEIIAGETAEEKISLSERFGLWLGFYPFDQKQYLAIVAQHLQLLGNNDGEEEWRAEALRWALQRGSRSGRVAQHFARHWEGSRRLATAR, encoded by the coding sequence GTGGAACAAGAAGAGTGGATGTTGCAACTACTGCGCGCTGTAGGCGGTAATGGGGCGGAAAACTTACCGGATTTCTCGCGCGTCCATGCCGCTCGCTGGCGACATCGCAGCTTCGGTGGACGCTTGGAGGGCATCGAGCGTCTGGATCTCCCCAGGCTGGATGACCTTCTGGGAATCGACGAGATCAAGTCGATCCTGCTCGAGAATACGCGCCAGTTTGTAGCCGGCTATCCTGCCAACGACGCCTTGTTGTGGGGTGGCCGGGGGACAGGCAAGTCTTCCATCGTCAAGGCCCTGTTGCACGCCTTTTCGGAGCAGGGGCTGCGCCTCGTCGAGATCGATAGCCAAGCTATCCTCGACCTTCCCGACGTTCTCACCGCCATCGGGCGCGCCGATTCGGCTGGAGCGTATCGTTTTCTCTTGTTCTGTGATGATCTGTCCTTTGGCGCCGACGATCCCGGCTACCGCTCCCTGAAATCCCTGCTCGATGGAGGTGTCGAGGCCAGACCGAGCAACGTGCTCCTCTACGCCACCAGTAATCGTCGCCATCTCCTGCCGCGGCAGTTCTCCGAAAATGAGGAATATCATCGTCATGGCGAGGAAATCATTGCCGGCGAGACGGCCGAGGAAAAGATCAGCTTGTCCGAGCGTTTTGGCTTATGGCTCGGATTTTACCCGTTTGACCAAAAGCAGTATCTCGCCATCGTTGCGCAACATCTGCAGCTGCTGGGAAACAACGATGGGGAGGAGGAATGGCGGGCAGAAGCATTACGTTGGGCCTTGCAGCGCGGCTCCCGCAGTGGTCGGGTAGCGCAGCATTTTGCCCGCCATTGGGAAGGGAGTCGGCGCCTTGCGACGGCGCGGTAA
- a CDS encoding BolA family protein, producing the protein MNKELIENAVRAALEPQELQIRDRSEAHAGHAGGGDGGHYELRIVSERFAGLPPLARHRLVYAAVDGIGESIHAFALQTLTPEEAETQRQKRPPRRGIPIVS; encoded by the coding sequence ATGAATAAGGAACTCATTGAAAATGCAGTACGTGCCGCCCTGGAACCGCAGGAATTGCAAATTCGCGACCGTAGCGAAGCCCATGCGGGCCATGCAGGGGGCGGAGATGGTGGCCATTATGAGTTACGCATCGTAAGTGAACGCTTTGCCGGGCTCCCTCCCCTCGCCCGCCATCGCTTGGTCTATGCCGCGGTCGATGGCATTGGCGAGAGTATTCATGCCTTTGCCCTGCAGACCCTGACCCCCGAGGAAGCGGAAACACAGCGGCAAAAGCGACCTCCGCGGCGCGGTATTCCCATCGTTTCCTGA
- a CDS encoding inositol monophosphatase family protein produces MQHPILVTAIRAARKAGDIINRNIDRVNEIRVGSKGPHDFVTEIDQRAEAAIVEIIQRAYPEHGILAEEGTRIESQDYEWIIDPLDGTTNFIHAVPSLAVSIGVRRQNRLEHAVVYDPLRNELFTASRGGGAHLNDRRLRVSQRRDLDDSLIATGFPFRDFSYLDEYLAIFKNLMQKTAGLRRAGSAALDLAYVAAGRYDGFWEFHLKPWDVAAGALLIQEAGGLATDFHGEQDFLQSGNIVAGNLRIHALLLQHIQKELPRS; encoded by the coding sequence ATGCAACATCCCATTCTTGTAACTGCGATCCGCGCGGCCCGCAAGGCCGGCGACATCATTAACCGCAATATCGACCGCGTCAATGAAATCCGTGTAGGCAGCAAGGGCCCGCACGATTTTGTCACCGAAATTGATCAACGCGCCGAGGCCGCCATCGTCGAGATCATCCAGCGCGCCTATCCCGAGCATGGCATTCTCGCGGAGGAAGGAACCCGCATCGAGTCGCAGGACTATGAATGGATCATCGATCCCCTCGACGGCACGACCAATTTCATCCACGCCGTGCCAAGCTTGGCGGTTTCCATTGGGGTGCGTCGGCAGAACCGCCTGGAACACGCGGTGGTATACGACCCGCTGCGCAATGAACTGTTCACGGCCAGCCGAGGCGGCGGTGCCCATCTCAATGACCGGCGCTTGCGGGTGAGCCAACGACGCGATTTGGACGACAGTCTCATTGCCACGGGTTTTCCCTTCCGCGATTTCAGCTATCTCGATGAATATCTGGCGATCTTCAAGAATCTGATGCAAAAAACGGCAGGTTTGCGCCGTGCGGGTTCCGCAGCCCTCGATCTCGCGTATGTGGCAGCGGGCCGCTACGATGGCTTCTGGGAGTTTCACCTAAAGCCTTGGGATGTCGCTGCAGGCGCTTTGCTCATTCAGGAGGCGGGGGGGCTCGCCACGGACTTCCACGGCGAGCAGGACTTTCTCCAGTCGGGCAATATCGTCGCCGGCAACCTACGCATCCATGCCTTACTGCTGCAACACATCCAGAAGGAGTTGCCACGTAGTTAG